A portion of the Blastochloris tepida genome contains these proteins:
- a CDS encoding amino acid ABC transporter permease, translated as MNYHWNWAIFWEPSPEGWGTYGDMLLSGLYWTLATSIAAWIMALVLGVIVGVLRTMPYRIPAAFAYAYVELFRNIPLLVQMFLWFFVMPELVPAEFGRWLKQMPNAPFYTAVISLGFFTSARVAEQVRAGVDALPRGQRMAGTALGLRLTQVYRYVLMPMVFRIILPPLTSEFLNCIKNSSVALTIGLMELTARARSMQEFSFQVFEAFTAATLLYVAINLVVTFGMRWLEKSVAVPGYIGSSRT; from the coding sequence GTGAACTATCACTGGAACTGGGCGATCTTCTGGGAGCCGTCGCCGGAGGGCTGGGGAACCTATGGCGACATGCTGCTGTCCGGGCTCTACTGGACGCTCGCCACCTCGATCGCCGCCTGGATCATGGCGCTGGTGCTCGGCGTCATCGTCGGCGTGCTGCGCACCATGCCCTACCGGATCCCGGCAGCGTTCGCCTATGCCTATGTCGAACTGTTCCGGAACATCCCGCTCCTGGTGCAGATGTTCCTGTGGTTCTTCGTCATGCCGGAGCTGGTGCCGGCCGAGTTCGGCCGCTGGCTCAAGCAGATGCCCAACGCGCCATTCTACACCGCGGTCATCAGCCTGGGCTTCTTCACCTCGGCGCGCGTCGCCGAGCAGGTGCGCGCCGGCGTCGACGCACTGCCGCGCGGCCAGCGGATGGCCGGCACCGCGCTCGGCCTGAGGCTGACCCAGGTCTATCGCTATGTGCTGATGCCGATGGTGTTCCGCATCATCCTGCCGCCGCTGACGTCGGAGTTTCTCAACTGCATCAAGAACTCGTCGGTGGCGCTGACCATCGGCCTGATGGAGCTCACCGCCCGCGCCCGCTCGATGCAGGAATTCTCCTTCCAGGTGTTCGAGGCCTTCACCGCGGCGACGCTGCTCTATGTCGCCATCAATCTGGTCGTCACGTTCGGCATGCGCTGGCTGGAGAAGTCGGTGGCGGTGCCGGGCTATATCGGCTCAAGCCGGACGTGA
- a CDS encoding exopolysaccharide biosynthesis protein, whose amino-acid sequence MTDMDVSANIKVKLPEDEAGALPISQVLRSVGEQAEGETLTIGDIVEALGDRAMAILLILFCLPNCVPVPPGVGLVFGFPMLLVALQMVVGRHKPWLPAAVLRRRMKVKDYLRLMDVAEPRLRKIESVLKPRYTFLFSDAADRLMGAFFVLGAISVILPLPGSNFPPAIASVLISLAMLEEDGIVLIAGLAIGITGLIYTTLVGGAVAWAAVAASRSVLGM is encoded by the coding sequence ATGACAGACATGGACGTGTCGGCCAACATCAAGGTCAAGCTGCCCGAGGATGAGGCCGGCGCCCTGCCGATTAGTCAGGTGCTGCGCAGCGTCGGCGAGCAGGCCGAGGGCGAGACCCTGACCATCGGCGACATCGTCGAGGCGCTCGGCGACCGGGCGATGGCCATTCTGCTGATTCTGTTCTGCCTGCCGAACTGCGTGCCGGTGCCGCCGGGCGTCGGGCTGGTGTTCGGCTTCCCCATGCTGCTGGTCGCGCTGCAGATGGTGGTGGGGCGCCACAAGCCCTGGCTGCCGGCGGCGGTGCTCCGGCGGCGGATGAAGGTGAAGGACTATCTCCGGCTGATGGACGTGGCCGAGCCGCGCCTGCGCAAGATCGAATCGGTGCTCAAGCCGCGTTACACCTTCCTGTTCTCGGATGCGGCCGACCGGCTGATGGGCGCGTTCTTCGTGCTGGGCGCGATCTCGGTGATCCTGCCGCTGCCGGGCAGCAATTTCCCGCCGGCCATCGCCTCGGTGCTGATATCGCTGGCGATGCTGGAGGAGGACGGCATTGTGCTGATCGCCGGCCTCGCCATCGGCATCACCGGGCTGATCTACACCACGCTGGTCGGCGGTGCGGTGGCCTGGGCGGCGGTGGCCGCCTCGCGCAGTGTGCTGGGGATGTGA
- a CDS encoding 5-formyltetrahydrofolate cyclo-ligase, protein MSLPHLPPSGALPLLLTDKPSLRRAALARCAALDAAARVAAAEAVVAGGLEAASRFAAGRTVALFASLAKEIDTLPLARALDAAGHALALPAVIAPDSPLEFRRWRPGEPLVRGLMAVPEPVAGADVAVPGLVFVPLAAFDRRGYRIGYGGGYYDRTLGALKKAGQPVAVGLAFAVQEVARVPDQPHDIRLDRIVTERETIDCRSAS, encoded by the coding sequence ATGTCGCTGCCCCATCTTCCGCCATCCGGCGCCTTGCCGCTCCTCCTCACCGACAAGCCGAGCCTGCGGCGGGCGGCGCTCGCCCGCTGCGCCGCACTGGATGCGGCGGCGCGGGTGGCCGCGGCCGAGGCGGTGGTGGCGGGCGGCCTTGAGGCGGCAAGCCGGTTCGCCGCGGGGCGAACGGTGGCGCTGTTCGCCAGCCTCGCGAAGGAGATCGACACCCTCCCGCTGGCGCGCGCGCTCGACGCCGCCGGCCACGCGCTGGCGCTGCCGGCGGTGATCGCGCCCGATTCTCCGCTGGAATTCCGCCGCTGGCGGCCGGGCGAGCCGCTGGTGCGCGGGCTGATGGCGGTGCCGGAGCCTGTGGCCGGGGCCGATGTGGCGGTGCCGGGGCTGGTGTTCGTGCCGCTCGCCGCCTTCGACCGGCGCGGCTATCGCATCGGCTATGGCGGCGGCTATTATGACCGCACGCTCGGGGCGCTGAAGAAAGCCGGCCAGCCGGTTGCGGTTGGTCTGGCCTTCGCCGTACAGGAGGTTGCCCGGGTTCCCGACCAGCCGCACGACATCCGGCTCGACAGGATCGTCACCGAGCGCGAAACCATCGATTGCCGGAGTGCGAGCTGA
- a CDS encoding CAP domain-containing protein, with the protein MNLTRRLLLAGGLAGLTAACESAKIDLPESSGASLTRPGAKLDRQQAVNLVNSFRRSNGAGALTLDSHLSTLAEEQARTMASAGRLSHEVGGDLPSRLRRGGYRFATAGENIAAGQDTLVDVFGAWRASPGHRSVMLSPEATRMGIAAVQAPNSAYKIFWAMIVARPPEA; encoded by the coding sequence ATGAACCTGACCCGACGCCTGCTGCTGGCCGGCGGGCTCGCAGGGCTGACCGCAGCCTGCGAAAGCGCGAAGATCGATCTGCCGGAAAGCTCCGGCGCCTCGCTGACCCGGCCGGGCGCCAAACTCGACAGGCAGCAGGCCGTCAACCTCGTCAATTCGTTCCGCCGCAGCAACGGGGCGGGGGCGCTGACGCTCGATTCCCATCTCAGCACGCTCGCCGAGGAGCAGGCCCGCACCATGGCCTCGGCCGGGCGGCTGTCGCACGAGGTGGGTGGCGACCTGCCCTCGCGGCTGCGCCGCGGCGGTTATCGCTTTGCCACCGCCGGCGAGAACATCGCCGCCGGCCAGGACACGCTGGTCGACGTGTTCGGCGCGTGGCGGGCCTCGCCCGGCCACCGCTCGGTGATGTTGAGCCCGGAGGCGACCCGCATGGGCATCGCCGCGGTGCAGGCGCCCAATTCCGCCTACAAGATCTTCTGGGCGATGATCGTGGCGCGGCCGCCCGAGGCCTGA
- a CDS encoding YebC/PmpR family DNA-binding transcriptional regulator has translation MAGHSQFKNIMHRKGRQDAMRSKLFSKLAREITVAAKMGLPDPNMNARLRAAILAARAENMPKDNIERAIKKALGNDGENFDEIRYEGYGPGGVAVIVEALTDNRNRTASEVRSYFTKHGGNLAETGAVSFMFDRVGVVEFDAAKAGAEAMLEAAIDAGADDVVSSDGGHEIYCSADALAAVSKALEARFGEPRKAALTWKPQTSVAVDDEAGEKLIRLIEILEENDDVQHVYSNFEVSDALMAKMGS, from the coding sequence ATGGCCGGACATTCGCAATTCAAGAACATCATGCATCGCAAGGGGCGCCAGGATGCGATGCGCTCCAAGCTGTTCAGCAAGCTGGCCCGCGAGATCACCGTCGCGGCCAAGATGGGCCTGCCCGACCCCAATATGAACGCCCGCCTCAGGGCCGCGATCCTGGCCGCGCGGGCCGAAAACATGCCCAAGGACAATATCGAGCGCGCGATCAAGAAAGCGCTGGGCAATGACGGCGAGAACTTCGACGAGATCCGCTACGAGGGCTACGGGCCCGGCGGCGTCGCGGTCATCGTCGAGGCGCTGACCGACAACCGCAATCGCACCGCCTCCGAGGTGCGCTCCTATTTCACCAAGCATGGCGGCAACCTCGCCGAGACCGGCGCGGTGTCCTTCATGTTCGACCGCGTCGGCGTGGTCGAGTTCGACGCCGCCAAGGCCGGCGCCGAGGCCATGCTGGAGGCGGCGATCGATGCCGGCGCTGACGACGTGGTGTCCTCCGACGGCGGCCACGAGATCTATTGCAGCGCCGACGCCCTGGCGGCGGTGTCCAAGGCGCTTGAGGCGCGCTTCGGCGAGCCGCGCAAGGCGGCGCTGACCTGGAAGCCGCAGACCTCTGTCGCCGTCGACGACGAGGCCGGCGAGAAGCTGATTCGGCTGATCGAGATCCTCGAAGAGAATGACGACGTGCAGCACGTCTATTCGAACTTCGAGGTTTCCGACGCGCTGATGGCCAAGATGGGCTCCTGA
- a CDS encoding amino acid ABC transporter permease has translation MFADFDFDVIVRSLPYLFFHGMAFTLTLTALSLAGSLVLGTLIALMQLSSMRVLSLLAAGYVNLMRALPLVLIIFWFYFLLPWIGQWVTGASRPIQVGAFTSALITFTLFEAAYFAEIMRAGIQSIPKGQIAASQALGMTYWQTMGYVVLPQAFRAMIPLILTQTIILFQDTSLVYVLSIPDFLGAASKVAQRDGRLVEMYLFAAAVYFIISFAASTYVRRLQMRIAVVR, from the coding sequence ATGTTCGCGGATTTCGATTTCGACGTCATCGTCCGGTCGCTGCCCTACCTGTTCTTCCACGGCATGGCGTTCACGCTGACGCTGACTGCGCTGTCGCTGGCGGGAAGTCTGGTGCTGGGCACGCTGATCGCGCTGATGCAGCTCTCCAGCATGCGGGTGCTGTCGCTGCTGGCGGCGGGCTACGTCAATCTGATGCGGGCGCTGCCGCTGGTGCTCATCATCTTCTGGTTCTACTTCCTGCTGCCGTGGATCGGCCAATGGGTGACCGGCGCGTCGCGGCCGATCCAGGTCGGGGCCTTCACCTCGGCGCTGATCACCTTCACGCTGTTCGAGGCGGCCTATTTCGCCGAGATCATGCGCGCCGGCATCCAGTCGATCCCGAAGGGCCAGATCGCGGCGAGCCAGGCGCTCGGCATGACCTATTGGCAGACCATGGGCTATGTGGTGCTGCCGCAGGCGTTCCGGGCGATGATCCCGCTCATCCTCACCCAGACCATCATCCTGTTCCAGGACACCTCGCTGGTCTACGTGCTGTCGATTCCCGATTTCCTCGGCGCGGCGAGCAAGGTCGCCCAGCGCGACGGCCGGCTGGTGGAGATGTATCTGTTCGCGGCCGCGGTCTATTTCATCATCTCGTTTGCCGCATCGACCTATGTGCGCCGCCTGCAGATGCGCATCGCGGTGGTGCGTTGA
- a CDS encoding amino acid ABC transporter substrate-binding protein, which produces MKRSLIAAAMGLALVAAPAGAEELTGTLKKIKELGTITIGHRDSSIPFSYYDDKQQVIGYAMDLCYRIVDAVKDELKLPDLKVVLNPVTSATRIPLMANGTIDLECGSTTNNLERQKQVGFTITHFVTANRFVSKKANNLKTLDDLKGKTIVSTSGTANIKQINQINAERNLGMTILAAKDHAEGFLMVETDRAAAFVMDDILLYGLAANSKAPDDYVISADALSVEPYGIMLRRDDPQFKAVVDKAMIDTYKSGAIEPIYNKWFLSTIPPRSVNLNLPLSEAFAKVIADPTDSGDPAAYK; this is translated from the coding sequence ATGAAACGAAGCCTAATCGCCGCTGCCATGGGTCTCGCTTTGGTGGCCGCTCCGGCTGGGGCCGAGGAACTCACCGGCACGCTGAAGAAGATCAAGGAACTCGGAACGATCACCATCGGCCACCGCGACTCGTCGATCCCGTTCTCCTATTATGACGACAAGCAGCAGGTGATCGGCTACGCGATGGACCTGTGCTACCGCATTGTCGATGCGGTGAAGGATGAGCTGAAGCTGCCCGACCTCAAGGTCGTGCTCAATCCGGTCACCTCGGCGACCCGCATCCCGCTGATGGCCAACGGCACCATCGACCTCGAATGCGGCTCGACCACCAACAATTTGGAGCGCCAGAAGCAGGTCGGCTTCACCATCACCCACTTCGTCACCGCCAACCGGTTCGTCTCCAAGAAGGCGAACAACCTCAAGACGCTCGACGATCTCAAGGGCAAGACCATCGTCTCGACGTCCGGCACCGCCAACATCAAGCAGATCAACCAGATCAATGCCGAGCGGAACCTTGGCATGACCATCCTGGCGGCCAAGGACCACGCCGAGGGCTTCCTGATGGTCGAGACCGACCGCGCCGCCGCGTTCGTGATGGACGACATCCTGCTCTACGGCCTCGCCGCCAACTCCAAGGCGCCCGACGACTATGTGATCTCGGCCGATGCGCTGTCGGTGGAGCCCTACGGCATCATGCTTCGCCGCGACGATCCGCAGTTCAAGGCGGTCGTCGACAAGGCGATGATCGACACCTACAAGTCGGGCGCCATCGAGCCGATCTACAACAAGTGGTTCCTGTCCACGATCCCGCCGCGGAGCGTCAACCTCAACCTGCCGCTGAGCGAGGCGTTCGCCAAGGTGATCGCCGACCCGACCGATTCGGGCGATCCTGCCGCCTACAAGTGA
- a CDS encoding TIGR00282 family metallophosphoesterase, whose translation MRMLFVGDVVGRAGRHAVTHHLPRLVAEWKLDAVIVNGENAAGGFGITEAIYNDLIEAGADAVTLGNHAWDQKEALVFIERAPRLLRPINYPPGTPGRGANLITTRTGVRLLVMNVMGRVFMDPLDDPFAAVDREVAACPLGRACDAIVVDFHAEATSEKQAFAHLLDGRVSVVAGTHTHVPTADHRVLPGGTAFMTDVGMTGDYDSVIGMDKTEPLQRFVRKIQSARFEAATGPATLCGLAVELDAHTGLARMVSPVRIGGRLEPVVPAAWVPSPPA comes from the coding sequence ATGCGGATGCTGTTCGTGGGGGACGTGGTCGGCCGCGCCGGGCGCCACGCGGTGACCCACCATCTGCCGCGGCTGGTGGCCGAGTGGAAGCTCGACGCGGTGATCGTCAATGGCGAGAACGCCGCCGGCGGCTTCGGCATCACCGAGGCGATCTACAACGACCTGATCGAGGCCGGCGCCGACGCGGTGACGCTGGGCAACCACGCCTGGGACCAGAAGGAGGCGCTGGTGTTCATCGAGCGCGCGCCCCGGCTGCTGCGCCCGATCAACTATCCGCCCGGCACCCCCGGGCGCGGCGCCAATCTGATCACCACCCGCACCGGGGTGCGGCTCCTGGTGATGAACGTCATGGGCCGGGTGTTCATGGATCCGCTGGACGATCCGTTCGCCGCGGTCGACCGCGAGGTGGCGGCCTGCCCGCTCGGCCGGGCGTGCGACGCTATCGTCGTCGATTTCCACGCTGAGGCGACCAGCGAGAAGCAGGCCTTCGCCCATCTGCTCGACGGCCGGGTGAGCGTGGTGGCCGGCACCCACACCCATGTGCCGACCGCCGACCACCGCGTGCTGCCCGGCGGTACCGCCTTCATGACCGATGTCGGCATGACCGGCGATTACGATTCGGTGATCGGCATGGACAAGACCGAACCGCTGCAGCGGTTCGTGCGCAAAATCCAGTCGGCGCGGTTCGAGGCGGCGACCGGGCCGGCCACGCTGTGCGGCCTGGCGGTGGAGCTCGACGCACACACGGGCCTGGCCCGCATGGTCTCGCCGGTGCGCATCGGCGGCCGGCTCGAGCCGGTGGTGCCGGCCGCCTGGGTTCCGTCGCCGCCGGCCTGA
- a CDS encoding amino acid ABC transporter ATP-binding protein: MIEIEDVSKWYGPIQVLKNCTTRVETGEVVVVCGPSGSGKSTLIKTVNGLEPFQQGRITVDGIAVGDPKTDLPKLRARVGMVFQHFELFPHLRIIENLRLAQMKVLGRSFEEATAKGLKLLDRVGIKMHADKYPGQLSGGQQQRVAIARALAMDPIAMLFDEPTSALDPEMINEVLDVMVALAKEGMTMMVVTHEMGFARKVANRVVFMDAGEIVEDAPTDAFFGSPRSERAQAFLSKILSH, encoded by the coding sequence ATGATCGAGATCGAGGACGTCAGCAAATGGTACGGCCCGATCCAGGTGCTGAAGAACTGCACCACCCGCGTCGAGACGGGCGAGGTGGTGGTGGTGTGCGGTCCCTCGGGATCGGGCAAGTCGACGCTGATCAAGACCGTCAACGGGCTCGAGCCGTTCCAGCAGGGCCGGATCACCGTCGACGGCATCGCGGTGGGCGATCCCAAGACCGACCTGCCGAAGCTGCGCGCCCGCGTCGGCATGGTGTTCCAGCATTTCGAGCTGTTCCCGCACCTCAGGATCATCGAGAACCTCAGGCTCGCGCAGATGAAGGTGCTCGGCCGCTCGTTCGAGGAGGCCACCGCCAAGGGCCTCAAGCTGCTCGACCGCGTCGGCATCAAGATGCATGCCGACAAGTATCCCGGCCAGCTCTCCGGCGGTCAGCAGCAGCGCGTCGCCATCGCCCGCGCCTTGGCCATGGACCCGATCGCCATGCTGTTCGACGAGCCGACCTCGGCGCTCGACCCCGAAATGATCAATGAGGTGCTCGACGTCATGGTGGCGCTCGCCAAGGAGGGCATGACCATGATGGTGGTGACCCACGAGATGGGCTTCGCCCGCAAGGTGGCGAACCGCGTGGTGTTCATGGATGCCGGCGAGATCGTCGAGGATGCGCCGACCGACGCCTTCTTCGGCAGCCCGCGCAGCGAACGGGCGCAGGCCTTCCTGTCCAAGATCCTGTCGCACTGA
- a CDS encoding DUF3772 domain-containing protein, whose amino-acid sequence MTTSFTRFVLAARRLPAVVALCLLPLAAMAASATTPASSKLEDTRGDIEQVEAVLGRDTLRDRDLEQLKLRIDPLRDALSKAIGTTEPRFAEINARLKELGKKPEADAPPEDANITAEREELEKTISALDGELKQARLLLLRIDQIADRITERRRALFAAEVFSRSNGILNPGFWTRAFAVASEEMRGIVYLGNDWRTWVEARGGQSALVQPALALAAITVIGLVIARWWGRKRTSRDLAFDAPRLAHALSAWRVFLAGAVPSIAAGTALLWVLQSHDLLPPRLVDLGQSILVAVVVMALARSTSRAVMAPDRQARRLLNFDSVRAGHLHRLMVWGSRVFGVAVVLNALHKAVVAPLALTLATSAVMVLIMVALVAWTLLATKPDEPADTADAADGEPGRALADEPEDDDSRAQRWLRLFGWIVILVSLVSLSLGYVGFAAFFIGRLVIAAILIGIIYLAIALIDAVVQEAMSASVSRGRRVASMLGVSPSTLDVTGTVLSGFTKVVLVAFAAVVALGPWGVHVVDVTSTFSEAFFSLQLDSLTAPVMALVGAVMLLVGMLVVTRLLQGWLERNLLPRTRIEHSLQHSVKQIVGYLGIIVAVLLALGQLGIDLQNIALVAGALSVGIGFGLQSIVSNFVSGLILLTERPIRVGDTIAVKGEEGYVRRISVRSTEIETFERSSVIIPNTDLITGVVKNWTHGNPTGRVIVAVNIPYDTDPDEVRDILIAAACEHPQVLKNPTPRVFLLKFGDTALQFELRCVVSNVDYSLTVRSDLHFSILYRLRKAGITMPVIPPLPEPVPRMPPAISTGDATL is encoded by the coding sequence ATGACAACATCCTTCACCCGCTTCGTCCTGGCCGCGCGCCGGCTTCCTGCCGTGGTGGCGCTGTGCCTGCTGCCGCTTGCGGCGATGGCCGCTTCCGCAACGACGCCGGCGTCGTCCAAGCTGGAGGACACGCGCGGGGACATCGAGCAGGTCGAGGCGGTGCTGGGGCGCGACACGCTGCGCGACCGCGACCTCGAACAGCTCAAGCTCAGGATCGACCCGCTGCGCGACGCGCTGTCGAAGGCGATCGGCACCACCGAGCCGCGCTTCGCCGAGATCAATGCCCGCCTGAAGGAGCTCGGCAAGAAGCCGGAGGCCGATGCGCCGCCGGAGGATGCCAACATCACGGCCGAGCGCGAGGAGCTGGAGAAGACCATCAGCGCGCTCGACGGCGAGCTGAAGCAGGCGCGGCTCCTGCTGCTGCGGATCGACCAGATCGCCGACCGCATCACCGAGCGCCGCCGGGCCCTGTTTGCCGCCGAGGTATTCTCGCGCTCGAACGGCATTCTCAATCCCGGCTTCTGGACGCGGGCGTTTGCCGTGGCGTCCGAGGAGATGCGCGGCATTGTCTATCTCGGCAATGACTGGCGCACCTGGGTGGAGGCGCGGGGCGGGCAGTCCGCACTGGTGCAGCCGGCGCTGGCGCTGGCGGCGATCACGGTCATCGGCCTCGTCATCGCGCGCTGGTGGGGGCGCAAGCGCACCTCGCGCGATCTGGCGTTCGATGCCCCGCGGCTGGCGCATGCGCTGTCGGCGTGGCGGGTGTTCCTGGCCGGGGCGGTTCCCTCGATCGCAGCCGGCACGGCGCTGCTGTGGGTGCTGCAGTCGCACGATCTGCTGCCGCCGCGGCTGGTCGATCTCGGCCAGAGCATTCTCGTCGCGGTGGTGGTGATGGCGCTGGCGCGCTCGACCAGCCGGGCGGTGATGGCGCCCGACCGGCAGGCCCGCCGCCTGCTCAATTTCGACAGCGTGCGCGCCGGCCATCTTCACCGCCTGATGGTGTGGGGATCGCGGGTGTTCGGCGTCGCCGTCGTGCTCAACGCCCTGCACAAGGCGGTGGTGGCGCCGCTGGCGCTGACGCTCGCCACCAGCGCGGTGATGGTGCTGATCATGGTGGCGCTGGTGGCCTGGACGCTGCTGGCGACCAAGCCGGACGAGCCCGCGGACACCGCTGACGCCGCGGACGGGGAACCCGGCCGGGCGCTGGCCGACGAGCCGGAGGATGACGATTCGCGGGCGCAGCGCTGGCTGCGCCTGTTCGGCTGGATCGTCATCCTGGTCAGCCTGGTGTCGCTGTCGCTCGGCTATGTCGGCTTCGCGGCGTTCTTCATCGGCCGGCTGGTGATCGCTGCCATCCTGATCGGCATCATCTATCTGGCGATCGCGCTGATCGATGCCGTGGTGCAGGAGGCGATGTCGGCATCGGTGTCGCGCGGCCGCCGCGTCGCCAGCATGCTCGGCGTGTCGCCGTCGACGCTCGACGTCACCGGCACCGTGCTGTCCGGCTTCACCAAGGTGGTGCTGGTGGCGTTCGCCGCGGTGGTGGCGCTCGGCCCGTGGGGCGTGCACGTCGTCGACGTCACCTCCACCTTCTCGGAGGCGTTCTTCAGCCTGCAGCTCGATTCGCTGACCGCCCCGGTGATGGCCCTGGTCGGCGCGGTGATGCTGCTCGTCGGCATGCTGGTCGTGACGCGCCTGCTGCAGGGCTGGCTGGAACGCAACCTGCTGCCGCGGACGCGGATCGAGCATTCGCTGCAGCACTCGGTGAAGCAGATCGTCGGCTATCTCGGCATCATCGTCGCGGTGCTGCTGGCGCTGGGCCAGCTCGGCATCGACCTGCAGAACATCGCGCTGGTGGCCGGCGCGCTGTCGGTCGGCATCGGCTTCGGCCTGCAGTCGATCGTCTCCAACTTCGTCTCGGGCCTGATCCTGCTCACCGAGCGGCCGATCCGCGTCGGCGACACCATCGCGGTGAAGGGGGAGGAGGGCTATGTGCGGCGCATCAGCGTGCGCTCCACCGAGATCGAGACGTTCGAGCGGTCGAGCGTGATCATCCCGAACACCGACCTCATCACCGGCGTCGTCAAGAACTGGACGCACGGCAACCCGACCGGCCGGGTCATCGTCGCCGTCAACATTCCCTACGACACCGATCCGGACGAGGTGCGCGACATCCTGATCGCCGCCGCCTGCGAGCACCCGCAGGTGCTGAAGAACCCGACGCCGCGGGTGTTCCTGCTCAAGTTCGGCGACACCGCGCTGCAGTTCGAGCTGCGCTGCGTGGTGTCCAATGTCGACTATTCGCTGACGGTGCGCAGCGACCTGCACTTCTCGATTCTCTACCGCCTGCGCAAAGCCGGCATCACGATGCCGGTGATTCCCCCGCTGCCCGAGCCGGTGCCGCGCATGCCACCGGCCATCTCAACCGGGGATGCTACCCTATGA
- a CDS encoding cell division protein ZapA, giving the protein MGQVNVTINGRQYRMACEDGQENHLVGLAEDLEKRINGLRAAFGEIGDQRLTMMAAIMVADELHEAGRRIQALEAERDALTAARAQAAAQVEANERAAAAALETAAQRIERLAQGIATAPREGPAMG; this is encoded by the coding sequence ATGGGGCAGGTCAACGTCACGATCAATGGCCGCCAGTACCGCATGGCCTGCGAGGATGGGCAGGAGAACCATCTGGTCGGCTTGGCCGAGGATCTCGAGAAGCGGATCAACGGCCTGCGCGCAGCGTTCGGCGAGATCGGCGATCAGCGCCTGACGATGATGGCGGCGATCATGGTGGCCGACGAGCTGCACGAGGCCGGCCGCCGCATCCAGGCGCTGGAGGCCGAGCGCGATGCGCTGACCGCGGCCCGTGCCCAGGCGGCGGCCCAGGTCGAGGCCAATGAGCGCGCCGCGGCCGCGGCGCTGGAGACCGCCGCCCAGCGCATCGAGCGCCTCGCCCAGGGTATCGCCACCGCCCCGCGCGAGGGGCCGGCGATGGGGTGA